In Terriglobia bacterium, one genomic interval encodes:
- a CDS encoding ABC transporter permease, translating to MARWTYKLPLRLRSLFRRSRVEKELDEELRYHLENEIQQYIAQGMAPEEARYAALRELGGVEQHKEECRDARGLRWLDELGQDLRYSLRGIRRSPGFAAMALVTLAVGIGANAAVFGLVDRLLLRSLPVKAPQELLALTWGYRADNANNQFSYPEYRAYCDENEVFSGLLAFSNESLSIGVGDQRPTVRGALVSTNYFDMLGVDAAIGRVLLPEEKVPAVVISYGLWQRWFGSSPDAVGRTMTINQASYVVVGVARKGFNGAYADRATEIWVPLAMRAGVRPDDRNTDRPTYHWLNVWGRLKPGISMVQAQTAMNVLLKRVVNPAYAAGYRAARHRELQLSLEPVGRGLSFLRQNLERPLALLMVVVGLILLIACINISSLLLARTISRRREMAIRRALGAPRIRLIVQLLMEGVILCICGGVAGILLAQWITRLWIASQPNIDLATSPLAATPDGRILLFALLVSAVAGLISGSAAALHCSKPDLTTALKGDRAGLTHGVRRYGLRHAMVGIEIALAVVVLLGAGLLIRNLLHLFAIDPAMNDVFLVRVDLPGADSIAHNGDLYLRVAERLKHLPGIEAVSAANIIPFGGASAGRSIWPEGYESQSDVIPSADYNLVGPGYHELIGTPILQGRGFAESDRAGSPPVAIINLAFARLYFPGQNPIGKKLWSSRSRSSACYEIVGVAGDRKYHSLREPAIPHIDLPVLQDNGTPGTLCLRTSHRGEHLLSAIQGELSAVDPRIKLGKTSTLAEMLSDSIATDRMLTILTTVLAVIAFSIVVVGIYALIAHSLNQRTRELGIRIALGAPSRNVRMLLLREGGGVAITGLAAGLLVYLALARFISSLLFEISPMDPPALAFVSLLVIFIALLASYIPGRRAGGIDPIKVLRCE from the coding sequence ATGGCGCGCTGGACCTACAAATTGCCGCTGCGTCTCCGCTCGTTATTCCGCCGCAGCCGTGTCGAAAAGGAGCTCGACGAAGAGCTCCGCTACCATCTGGAAAACGAGATCCAGCAATACATTGCGCAGGGGATGGCGCCGGAAGAAGCTCGTTATGCCGCTCTGCGCGAGCTGGGCGGCGTCGAGCAGCACAAGGAAGAGTGCCGCGATGCCCGCGGCCTGCGATGGCTCGATGAACTCGGGCAGGACTTGCGTTACAGCTTGCGCGGGATACGTCGAAGTCCAGGATTTGCGGCGATGGCCCTGGTTACCCTTGCGGTTGGAATTGGTGCGAATGCCGCAGTGTTCGGCCTGGTAGACCGGCTGCTCCTGCGCTCCCTGCCCGTAAAAGCGCCTCAGGAACTCCTGGCACTCACCTGGGGCTATCGGGCCGATAATGCAAACAATCAATTCTCGTACCCCGAATACAGGGCTTATTGTGATGAAAACGAAGTCTTCTCGGGCTTGCTCGCCTTTTCAAACGAGAGTCTGAGCATAGGGGTCGGCGATCAGCGGCCGACCGTGCGCGGAGCGTTGGTATCCACAAACTACTTCGACATGCTGGGAGTGGATGCTGCCATAGGACGGGTTCTCCTGCCGGAGGAAAAGGTGCCCGCGGTGGTGATTTCCTACGGTCTGTGGCAGCGATGGTTCGGCTCATCCCCCGACGCCGTCGGCCGGACCATGACGATCAATCAGGCAAGCTATGTGGTGGTGGGCGTGGCGCGCAAAGGCTTCAACGGAGCCTATGCCGACAGGGCCACTGAGATTTGGGTGCCTCTTGCGATGCGCGCCGGCGTCCGGCCGGACGACCGCAATACAGATCGGCCGACTTACCACTGGCTGAACGTATGGGGCCGGCTCAAGCCGGGGATCAGCATGGTTCAGGCTCAAACGGCGATGAATGTGTTGCTGAAGCGCGTTGTCAATCCGGCCTATGCGGCTGGGTATCGGGCTGCGCGTCACCGTGAGCTCCAATTGTCACTCGAACCTGTCGGCAGGGGTCTCTCGTTTCTCCGCCAGAATCTGGAGAGGCCGCTTGCTCTGCTCATGGTCGTCGTGGGTTTGATCCTGTTGATCGCCTGCATCAATATATCGAGTCTGCTGCTGGCGCGGACCATTTCGAGACGGCGTGAGATGGCAATTCGCCGGGCCTTGGGAGCTCCCAGGATCCGCCTGATTGTCCAGCTTCTTATGGAGGGCGTCATCCTCTGCATTTGCGGCGGTGTCGCCGGCATTCTGCTGGCGCAGTGGATCACTCGCCTGTGGATCGCGTCTCAGCCGAACATTGATCTGGCCACCAGCCCCCTTGCTGCGACCCCTGATGGCCGAATTCTTCTTTTTGCGCTTCTGGTCTCGGCTGTTGCCGGCCTGATATCGGGATCCGCGGCGGCACTTCACTGTTCCAAGCCGGATCTGACCACCGCACTCAAGGGCGACAGGGCAGGCTTGACTCACGGCGTGCGCCGTTATGGCCTGCGACATGCGATGGTGGGGATCGAGATCGCCTTGGCGGTCGTCGTGCTTCTCGGAGCCGGACTGTTGATCAGGAATCTGCTGCATCTGTTCGCAATTGATCCGGCAATGAATGACGTTTTTCTGGTGCGCGTTGATTTGCCGGGCGCAGACAGCATAGCCCACAACGGGGATCTCTACCTGCGGGTCGCCGAACGCCTCAAGCATCTCCCCGGAATCGAGGCGGTCAGTGCTGCCAATATTATCCCGTTTGGCGGGGCGAGCGCCGGACGAAGCATCTGGCCTGAAGGTTATGAGTCTCAGTCGGACGTGATCCCCAGCGCTGATTACAATCTTGTGGGGCCGGGCTATCATGAACTCATCGGAACTCCGATCCTGCAGGGTCGTGGGTTTGCCGAGTCCGATCGCGCGGGTTCGCCGCCGGTTGCCATTATCAACCTGGCTTTTGCACGCCTTTATTTCCCGGGACAAAATCCGATCGGTAAAAAGCTCTGGTCTTCCCGATCCAGGAGTTCTGCCTGTTATGAGATTGTGGGGGTGGCCGGGGATCGGAAGTATCACAGCCTGCGCGAGCCCGCGATTCCTCATATCGATCTCCCGGTGCTGCAGGACAACGGGACGCCGGGAACCTTATGCCTGCGCACCTCGCACCGAGGGGAGCATCTGCTGTCGGCCATTCAGGGTGAACTGAGCGCCGTCGATCCGAGGATCAAACTCGGAAAGACCAGCACGCTGGCAGAAATGCTCAGCGATTCCATCGCAACGGACCGGATGCTGACGATTCTGACCACGGTTCTTGCCGTGATCGCCTTCTCGATCGTAGTTGTCGGAATATACGCGCTGATCGCGCACTCATTGAACCAGCGCACCCGAGAGCTGGGGATCCGCATTGCCTTGGGAGCCCCTTCACGCAACGTGCGGATGCTTCTACTGAGGGAAGGGGGCGGCGTGGCCATCACGGGGCTCGCGGCAGGACTGCTTGTGTACCTGGCGCTGGCCCGGTTCATCTCCAGCCTGTTATTCGAAATCAGCCCGATGGATCCGCCTGCCTTAGCGTTTGTTTCATTACTGGTCATCTTCATTGCACTCCTGGCCAGTTACATACCTGGACGTCGCGCCGGAGGAATTGATCCGATCAAGGTGCTCCGCTGTGAATAG
- a CDS encoding isoprenylcysteine carboxylmethyltransferase family protein has product MMLETVLWVVVGLFPISEIALAILKRADSRSAQSKDRGSMRLLWLAIGLGITCAIAFQWVPSARLRLPGSLVHGLALAFLLTGLTIRWISIVTLGRLFTVDVAIQQNHALVQHGLYRLVRHPSYSGLLLALFGLGLFYANWLSLLGLMAPSTLAVINRIAKEERALLVALGPPYAAYCARTKRLFPGLM; this is encoded by the coding sequence GTGATGCTCGAAACGGTCCTCTGGGTCGTGGTCGGTCTCTTTCCCATTTCGGAGATCGCGCTCGCGATCCTCAAACGGGCCGACTCGCGCTCCGCCCAAAGTAAAGACCGCGGCTCGATGCGGCTCCTATGGCTCGCCATCGGGCTCGGCATCACCTGCGCCATAGCTTTCCAGTGGGTCCCCTCAGCCAGGCTTCGGTTACCCGGCAGCCTGGTTCACGGCCTTGCCCTCGCCTTTCTCCTCACAGGGCTCACCATTCGCTGGATCTCGATCGTGACTCTCGGTCGTCTCTTCACCGTCGATGTCGCCATCCAACAGAACCACGCGTTGGTTCAGCACGGTCTGTACCGCCTGGTTCGGCACCCCTCGTATTCGGGGCTTCTCCTGGCCTTGTTCGGCCTGGGTCTGTTTTACGCCAACTGGCTCAGCCTCCTCGGCCTCATGGCGCCGAGCACCCTCGCGGTCATCAACCGAATTGCGAAAGAAGAACGAGCGCTTCTTGTGGCCCTCGGTCCGCCCTATGCTGCCTACTGTGCGCGCACGAAGCGTCTCTTTCCCGGTTTGATGTAG
- a CDS encoding VWA domain-containing protein produces MHPVKALSLLLLFCLEARPFYTQSQTPAATQKTTAEATIRVGVGLVQTDVTVFDRQGRFVDDLKADQFQLLVDGKPQSIDFFELVTEGGPTAEKASARVTPSTSTPSRKTSIRPDAGRTLLFFLDDLHLSADSMMRSRTALLSLIDQSMGVNDRAAIFTASRQLGFLQQLSDNKSVLRMAVARLTFNNEAIRDLARPVMTEAQAAAIEQADPDVFGYFVDQTVSADGLPNDAQGRAMAAEIVRGRAAALAHVSAEFSARSLTTLGNVVQSCAALPGRKLLFFLSDGFILQPQKADIVYRLRLVAEAAARAAIVIYTLDTRGLMVGLPNAASPQVFAVPLPPRSGAAAGGEVSTGTATAEPAGRLERGPNEVLAAQDGLNALASDTGGRFFKNTNALDTAIVAGMEEASRYYLLGWHIDPDLLVPGKYSSIRIKLKDRPDLSVHLRQGAMDLSKLIPKSQPKAGKAAPAKAAPNTELVQALQFPWPIEELPIFLYAGYYYQPEKGYVLDISFQVEVEGQDSGASSGKDDRIEVMGIVANREGGNVDRFKDSIGQSADPSSPAQPGKGRFAGVRLVGIEPGIYQVRVAVRDPKSGRLGSAHQWVDVPRADLLPTPNKKILLGSIFLRRKQITESPETSVSRGAFDEQPFSATRRYLPARLPYSVQIYNAASASISMQTKIYRGNQVVSQSPSRPLAVGAAEISGPFFVNSEVSLEGLPSGSYVLEVIATESSVNAVAKQQVPFWIQAK; encoded by the coding sequence GTGCATCCTGTGAAGGCTCTCTCCCTGCTCTTACTGTTCTGCCTGGAGGCACGACCTTTCTACACCCAAAGTCAAACGCCCGCAGCTACGCAGAAGACCACCGCGGAAGCCACCATCCGTGTCGGAGTCGGATTGGTCCAGACCGACGTCACGGTTTTCGACCGCCAGGGCCGCTTCGTCGACGATCTGAAGGCGGATCAGTTTCAACTGCTGGTCGACGGAAAACCGCAATCGATCGATTTTTTCGAACTGGTGACTGAAGGAGGCCCGACGGCGGAGAAGGCGTCGGCCAGAGTCACGCCATCCACTTCCACTCCGAGCCGGAAAACGTCTATCCGTCCGGACGCCGGCCGCACTCTCCTCTTTTTCCTCGATGACCTTCATCTTTCGGCTGACAGCATGATGCGATCACGGACCGCGCTCCTGAGCCTGATCGATCAGAGCATGGGTGTGAATGACCGGGCGGCCATCTTTACCGCTTCCAGGCAACTTGGGTTCCTGCAGCAGCTCAGTGATAACAAGTCCGTTTTGCGCATGGCTGTGGCTCGATTGACATTCAACAATGAAGCGATCCGGGACCTCGCACGGCCAGTCATGACCGAGGCGCAGGCGGCAGCCATAGAACAGGCGGATCCAGACGTTTTCGGATACTTTGTGGACCAAACCGTAAGCGCGGACGGATTGCCCAATGATGCACAGGGTAGAGCCATGGCGGCGGAAATTGTACGCGGCCGTGCCGCCGCGCTTGCTCATGTTTCCGCAGAATTTTCGGCACGATCTCTGACCACACTTGGGAACGTCGTGCAGTCATGCGCGGCTCTGCCGGGGCGCAAGTTGCTCTTTTTTTTATCCGACGGCTTTATTCTGCAACCCCAGAAAGCAGACATCGTGTACCGGCTGAGACTGGTCGCAGAAGCTGCGGCGCGTGCGGCGATCGTGATTTACACCCTGGATACGCGTGGTCTTATGGTGGGCCTCCCGAATGCAGCCTCTCCCCAGGTGTTTGCCGTCCCGCTGCCTCCACGCTCTGGTGCCGCGGCTGGCGGAGAGGTTTCGACGGGCACTGCAACCGCGGAGCCCGCGGGGCGTCTGGAGCGTGGTCCCAACGAAGTGCTGGCGGCGCAGGATGGACTCAATGCCCTGGCGTCAGACACCGGCGGACGATTCTTCAAGAACACCAACGCGTTGGACACCGCCATCGTCGCCGGCATGGAAGAAGCCTCCCGCTATTACCTTTTGGGATGGCACATCGATCCTGACCTCCTGGTGCCGGGAAAGTACAGCTCGATCAGGATAAAGCTCAAAGATCGCCCGGACTTGAGTGTCCACCTGCGCCAGGGCGCGATGGATCTCTCCAAGCTCATTCCCAAATCCCAGCCCAAGGCCGGCAAAGCGGCGCCGGCAAAAGCTGCTCCGAATACTGAACTGGTCCAGGCGCTTCAATTTCCCTGGCCTATCGAAGAGCTGCCCATATTCCTTTATGCAGGGTATTACTACCAGCCCGAAAAAGGGTATGTTCTGGATATATCCTTTCAAGTCGAAGTCGAAGGTCAAGATTCCGGCGCAAGTTCCGGCAAGGATGATCGGATCGAGGTCATGGGCATTGTAGCCAACCGAGAGGGTGGCAACGTCGATAGATTCAAGGACAGCATCGGCCAGTCTGCAGATCCCTCGAGTCCGGCGCAGCCCGGGAAGGGAAGATTTGCCGGTGTCCGTTTGGTGGGCATTGAGCCGGGCATTTATCAGGTGCGCGTTGCGGTGCGCGATCCCAAAAGCGGCCGTTTAGGCAGCGCCCACCAGTGGGTCGATGTGCCGCGTGCGGATCTTCTTCCCACGCCAAACAAAAAGATTTTATTGGGCAGCATCTTTCTGAGACGGAAACAAATCACCGAATCCCCTGAAACCAGTGTGTCGCGCGGCGCCTTCGATGAACAGCCGTTCAGTGCAACGCGCCGATACCTGCCCGCCCGCTTGCCGTACTCGGTGCAGATTTATAATGCGGCCAGCGCCTCCATTTCGATGCAGACAAAAATATATCGAGGCAACCAGGTCGTTTCCCAATCACCCTCAAGACCCCTTGCTGTCGGCGCTGCTGAGATCAGCGGGCCATTTTTTGTCAACAGCGAGGTATCGCTGGAAGGCCTCCCTTCCGGCTCCTACGTCCTGGAAGTGATCGCGACTGAATCCTCGGTAAATGCGGTCGCGAAACAACAGGTCCCCTTCTGGATCCAAGCCAAATGA